AAAACAGTTAATAAAGGATAAAATGTGTcccaagaaaaatatacattatatccatGCGGGGTGTCAGTAAATGCGCCGCGCGCTGCACCTTCTGCTAATATTGCGATATACAAATTTTTGTGACCTTCGAAGCTTCTTTAGAACAATGGTTCTAACATATGGGGGGGGCGGTAGTAGAAATAAGAACGGTTCttcagtttcctttttttctgtttcatctGTTATGTAATTTGACATAACATAGTTGTTGtgattattactttattttccaaataaacacacaaaatgcaAGTTATAACTATAACCCGGAGTGGgaggtatataacataatataccgtatatatacatTCTATTTCGCAAATGCCTGGCCCGGTGAGCAGATGGCCCCTGTGCGTACCGGGGGTGCTTATAAAACGTGGCAGAAATGGTTCTTAAGTCCCTGTGTTCGCATCTCCAGTAAGCTTCCTGAGGGCAATAATGTGACTATACCCCTAATACCCCCTCTTTGGGTTagtaatttagatttttccatATCTGCAAAACGAAGTtagtttttgtaatttttttttttaccaatctcCTTGGTTACCGTTTAGGAAATACTCCGAGTAATGAGGACCATCGACGACCGGATTGTACATGAGCTGAACACGACTCTTCCCACCGTCTCCTTCGCAGGCAAAATCGACGCGGGCCAAACATGCAAGCAGCTGTATGAATCTGTAAGTGCCAAGCGCCTGATTGGGGCGTCGGGTCAGAACTGCCAGGCTTTGGGTTTTGCTGTCTCACCAGGAGGCTTCCAGGGTTTATTGAATGAATGGAAACCTTTGTGTGAATAGTATGGCCGCAGCTATAGGTAGGATGCTTTTTGGGTTGAATGTGATTAAAATGTGACTTTTGGGTTTCGTTTGTGGCTGTTCTGCTAGAAATTGCATTGTATGTTCTGTATCCCAAATGCCAAGAGTAACCTGGATCTTTTTTACGTGTGCAGCTGCAGAATGCTCACCTCAGCCGGGACAAGGCCATCAAAAGCTGCATAGCTCAGACCTCCGTCACTGTGAATAAGCTCCAGGGGGACCGAAAAAAAGACTCCGATAATCTAGCAATAGTTAAACAGCTCAGGAAAGAGCAGTCGAAGGTGAGACAGCCGTTTGTACGGGAAACGTGACCTATAGGATAACATGCGAGACCCCAAATATTATAACAAGAGGCCAGGATCTAacgctagagggtcagaggctgcgTGGAAGCGACTGTTATATCCCATGTTTAACACACTTGCCTCCATGTGCTGCATGTCCCACTGtgactgttttttttagtgGTAGAATTGCTTTTTAGAATAGATCTGAAAACCCCCAACAAGAGAATCTGTAAGGGTAAATTAAGAGATTGAGGCACCCATGGGCAGGCCCTGTTCCTTGCAACGTTGGGGGGTCTGCAGAGTTTTGGGGTGATCCAATCTTTGTTGCTCTTATTCTCTCTTTCAGGGTaaaatgtttggggtttttttgttctgAAGCACTTAAAATAAGAACTCGTGTTAagaaaaatggattttaaatAATAGCACGTTTTAGAAATAAGTAATCGCGGTAAATCGTGGTAAACCTGAAATGAAAAGTTTTTAGCTGCCCCGACTCACTTTGTCCTTTCTATCCTAGTTAAAATTCTTGCAGTCCGAGCTGAACGTGGAAGAGGTTGTGAACGACAGAAGCTGGAAGGTAAAAACATTCTTATTGCGAATATTCTTGTTCATTATTGAGAAACCATTATTTTTCCCTCTTTCTGCTAATTCTTCTTCCGAGATCCGTACACAGCGGTGGTTGGTCTCGATCCGAGACGTAGCTTGTTTACCGGTGCTTGGGAGTTGTAGGCCGTCCTGTTTTGCAACACATGTggaaaatggggaggaaaatgttcctaacataaatgtaaattttttttttcttcagaaaaatgcttttatatagactatttgtgtgaaaaaataaaaataaaattaaaaacacattatattgaaaaagtaaaaatgctttaAGGCGATTGGTCTGTTTAAAGCCACAGTACGAGCTTTTATTGTGCGTAATAATATAATGCATTAAGGCTGGTCCTTTTTTTCCGTCTTTCCTAGGTATTTAACGAGCGTTGCCGGCTGCACTATAAACCCCCGAAGAGCCTATAATCCAAGGCAATAGATAATTACAGGGTTGACGGACAATTCAGCCAGGAGGCCGCGCAGGTTCTGGAGTTCCAGCCGGATGTCAAAGTCCAGATTTTCACTGATCGGGGGCAGCCGAAAAACAGCAGATCCAACAAACTGATATGAAACGTGTCTGATTTGCGAAACCAACTTGCCGTTTTTGTATGAAATCCTGGAACGTGTTTTATAACCATTAAATATCATTTTCAGAGGTCGGCTTTTACTTCATGATCACCACAGAAAATGACAATTTGCCCCCAAAACTGAAAAACTAGAATTAATAAAGTTtagaataatagaaaaaaaaaaacctttttgggGGGGCATTGCCCCAGTTCATCATCCTTCACTCATGGATCAGTCCCCAGAGCAAAGAGCAAAAGAACgaatattaatgttttgtaGAAGATTATGAGGtttggaatatttaaaaaaaaaaaaaaaacatacaaaaatacatcaCATGACCTCATAGGAAACGAATCGCATGTATCTTGTTTACGATAGAGGTTGTTCTATGTAGATCTCGCTCTGTCTGTATATTCCGCCTTCATTTACTgcatggctttaaaaaaaaaattatatatatatttttaacagtttCTTAATTCCTAAACAGTTTCTCACAAGCACTGCTTTGTTTTACAAGCTGTGGAATTTGTGTACAAAACATCGTTTCTATCCCGCGGCCACCCTCACACAGCATAAGGGTACCTGGGAACGTTTGGGCTCGTGGGCCGCAGTCACTGGGCATTCCTGCTGACCTAgtctaacccccccccatttaagggGGAGACGAGTGGGTCGTGTCAGATCCCCGGTCCAGCGACCAGGAGGATTCGGGGTCGGACCCAGAGAAGCGGCTCTTCTcccggagtctccgggcaaAGCCCGTGGTTCCCAGGCACGGCTATAAGGCAGGGGTTGCCAAACCGCGGCTCGTGGCTCAATGCATTGCGCGGAGCAACATCTCTTTATGCCGGATCACTCAGACCTCCTGTGAGTGCGGCTGTGCACTCACACTCACCCACTCagtgtctctctaccttctctttCAACCGCTTTAATGTCTGTCTCCTCtcccgcagctccgcttcttctcttgcctctcaTTGTTCTTTAGCCTTCGTCCACTTCCCTGTCCTTCTGGAGCGCTTcctcaaaagggcggagcctctgtgcacaccctctcccaCGATTGGAGGATTGAGGGAGTAACTGCCCGTGCGGTGCACGCCATGGCTCCACCCTAATTGGCGGGAAATACTCGcaagaagccagaatattgCGTatggattgtgtgaatgagtgaaaaaaagcaacaaaatgcaaacaagaACTCAGTGCTCCCtgattcgttttttttttgggggggggtttctcCTTGTTTTCCGAACTCCGAACTCCGTACAAAATAACGAAATTGGCAACTTTTGTCAAAAttcgtacgaatctgaatgGGCAAGTCTAACTAAAAAACGTGCGCCGGTAACAATATTCTTCTGTAAAAGACCTCAAATACCAGTAAACAGCCCCAGAAAATATTTGGCAGCTATTTGTGTCCTTTGTGATTATTGGaactaataaaaattaatagtttgtattatttattcatatacgTGGTTCATAAACTCTATAAACTGCGTAGAAATGAAATCATGTGCGGGTATTTCTAAAACGTGCGAGTCTCGCAGCTCTTAAACACCCGAAGTCTGTCGTCAAGCAAGTCTGGCCGCCCCTGCTGCAGGGTAAAGGAGTTAAATAAATAGGCGAGGAACGCCCCGGGGCTGTTTTGTTTGTAGCTCGGGATCACGTTACGCACCGTAGACAGCAGCGTCAGCAAATATGGCGAGACAGACGTCATTCTTCTACTGGCGCCATCCTGGCCAAGCATCCCCATAACCCCCGGTATCCAGCGCTCTGCACAACTGAGTGCCTTGGTCTCATTGACCAGGTCCTGAAACCCTCCAATTATTTATTGGAGCCAAATGTAAAGCCCACTCACCTTACTCTAACGCTTTTTGTTCATACTTTTTACTATTGCAACACGATTTAAGGTAATTAGCAAGGATTTCGACACAAAGCACACAAATTATAACCGACAAGCAGAAACAGGCATAATGACGGAGAAAATGCCAATAACATATCTGCTTTTAGAAAATTCTAAAACACCCCCCCCAATCCCAATAGGCTTCTGCGCCCCCCCAACGGTATTTCCCTACCAAACACCTCGAGTCCCACGTTCCGCCATGTCTTTTATAGACTAAAGGGGAAGTCACATGGAAAAGAATGGAGTGTAgcccatatatacagtattaccccccagcactgtatacagtattacccccccagcactgtgtacagtaataaccccccagcactgtgtacagtaataaccccccagcactgtgtacagtaataacccccagcactgtgtacagtaatataacccccagcactgtatacagtaatataacccccagcgctgtatacagtaatataacccccagcgctgtatacagtaatataacccccagcgctgtatacagtaatataacccccccagcgctgtatacagtaataaccccccagcgctgtatacagtaatataaccccccagtgctgtatacagtaatataacccccagcactgtatacagtaatataacccccagcactgtatacagtaatataacccccagcactgtatacagtaatataacccccagcgctgtatacagtaatataacccccagcgctgtatacagtaatataacccccagcactgtatacagtaatataacccccagcgctgtatacagtaatataacccccagcactgtatacagtaatataacccccagcgctgtatacagtaatataaccccccgcgctgtatacagtaatataaccccagcactgtatacagtaatataaccccccagcgctgtatacagtaataacccccagcgctgtatacagtaatataaccccagcgctgtatacagtaatataacccccccagcactgtatacagtaatataacacccccgcgctgtatacagtaatataacccccccagcgctgtatacagtaataaccccccagcgctgtatacagtaatataac
This sequence is a window from Spea bombifrons isolate aSpeBom1 chromosome 2, aSpeBom1.2.pri, whole genome shotgun sequence. Protein-coding genes within it:
- the MIX23 gene encoding protein MIX23, which produces MAAPSEVVSCVDFAEFQEILRVMRTIDDRIVHELNTTLPTVSFAGKIDAGQTCKQLYESLQNAHLSRDKAIKSCIAQTSVTVNKLQGDRKKDSDNLAIVKQLRKEQSKLKFLQSELNVEEVVNDRSWKVFNERCRLHYKPPKSL